One Mya arenaria isolate MELC-2E11 chromosome 5, ASM2691426v1 genomic window carries:
- the LOC128234546 gene encoding serine hydrolase RBBP9-like: MTHIVIIPGNGGGDVTRANWYGWAQRKLNELDGVKCDLRNMPDPVIARESIWIPFMRDEMGCGEETIIVGHSSGAEAAMRFAEKYKVKGIVIVSACFSDLGDENERASGYYSRPWEWPRIRENAPWRVQFGSTDDPFISWSEQQQVADGLESDLHKFQDKGHFMNTCFPQLIDVIKKKLKEGK; encoded by the exons ATGACGCATATTGTCATTATCCCTGGAAACGGCGGAGGTGACGTCACTCGAGCCAACTGGTACGGCTGGGCGCAGCGAAAGCTGAATGAGCTGGATGGGGTAAAGTGTGACCTCAGGAACATGCCGGATCCGGTGATAGCCCGTGAGTCCATCTGGATCCCGTTCATGCGTGACGAAATGGGGTGCGGCGAGGAAACCATTATTGTGGGGCACAGCTCGGGCGCTGAGGCGGCTATGAGGTTCGCGGAGAAGTACAAGGTTAAGGGCATTGTGATCGTCTCCGCATGTTTTTCAG accTCGGCGATGAGAACGAGCGAGCCAGTGGCTACTACAGTCGGCCTTGGGAATGGCCCCGTATACGAGAAAACGCCCCCTGGCGGGTCCAGTTTGGATCCACAGACGACCCCTTTATTTCTTGGTCCGAGCAACAACAGGTCGCTGATGGACTGGAGTCCGACTTGCACAAATTTCAGGATAAAGGCCACTTCATGAACACTTGCTTTCCCCAGCTCATTGATGTGATTAAAAAGAAGTTAAAAGAAGGGAAATGA
- the LOC128233691 gene encoding all trans-polyprenyl-diphosphate synthase PDSS1-like, translating to MFESKNRFLTHMRNDLCRKKKESLCVDKVSSNLACTGHGSRHNCTNVGAKHGAQSVHPFTLVESYLQTVTKSIKEDLRAVDSELLDVSEYYFDGQGKLFRPMLVMLMAKAVNFHTNQMDRLLSSQEKIAVIAEMIHTASLMHDDVIDAADSRRGKPSINQVFGHRKSILGGDFVMAMASIALARIRDEEVVSVVAQITEDLVRGEFMQLGSKEKEDERFTHYLNKSFKKTASLLANSCKAVAILSHCDEGIEEIAYDYGKNVGISFQLIDDLLDFTSCDLVMGKPTAADLRLGLATAPVLFAAKKFPELNAMIMRRFSEKGDVETARELVAQSDGIEQTRQLAHEHSAEAVRQIRTLTESRYVTGLEMLANIVLSRKK from the exons ATGTTTGAATCAAAAAATCGTTTTCTAACCCACATGCGCAATGATTTGTGTAGAAAGAAGAAG GAAAGTTTGTGTGTGGACAAAGTGTCCTCCAACCTAGCTTGCACAGGACATGGATCTAGGCACAATTGTACAAATGTGGGTGCCAAACATGGTGCCCAGTCAGTCCATCCCTTCACCCTGGTGGAGTCCTATCTGCAAACTGTCACCAAGTCCATTAAAgag GATTTGAGAGCAGTGGACTCTGAGCTCTTGGATGTGTCAGAGTATTACTTTGATGGGCAGGGGAAGTTGTTTCGACCAATGTTGGTCATGCTCATGGCAAAGGCTGTCAACTTCCATACCAACCAGATGGATAG GTTACTGTCCAGCCAGGAGAAGATTGCAGTGATTGCTGAGATGATACACACAGCCAGTCTGATGCATGATGATGTGATTGATGCTGCTGACTCCCGGCGAGGTAAACCATCCATCAACCAGGTCTTTGGACATAGGAAG tcaaTCCTAGGTGGTGATTTTGTAATGGCAATGGCGTCGATCGCCCTGGCACGTATACGAGACGAAGAAGTCGTGTCCGTAGTTGCTCAGATCACAGAAGACTTAGTCAGAG GAGAGTTTATGCAGCTTGGTTCTAAGGAGAAAGAAGATGAGAGGTTTACTCACTACCTCAACAAGTCCTTTAAGAAAACTGCAAGTCTACTGGCTAACAGCTGTAAAGCA GTGGCCATTCTCAGTCATTGTGACGAGGGCATTGAAGAGATTGCATACGACTATGGCAAAAATGTGGGCATTAGTTTTCAA TTAATTGACGATCTCCTAGATTTTACCTCCTGCGATCTTGTCATGGGTAAGCCCACAGCGGCAGACCTCCGGTTGGGCTTGGCCACTGCACCAGTCCTGTTTGCCGCCAAAAAGTTCCCCGAACTCAACGCTATGATCATGCGGAGATTCTCTGAGAAAGGGGATGTGGAAACAGCCAGGGAACTGGTTGCTCAG aGTGACGGTATAGAACAGACACGCCAATTGGCTCATGAGCACAGTGCAGAGGCTGTAAGGCAGATACGGACACTGACAGAGTCACGATACGTCACTGGCCTTGAAATGCTTGCCAATATTGTCCTTTCACGGAAAAAATAA